In Nilaparvata lugens isolate BPH chromosome 5, ASM1435652v1, whole genome shotgun sequence, the following proteins share a genomic window:
- the LOC120351468 gene encoding uncharacterized protein LOC120351468, translated as MNNLPVRERERPVSIAERMIKLVKKIHHKPNSALINMCIILPRSENSFKIAGSDEERIDFWNGKATSTKVMYRQYCVKGTKIYHKGRKDSSSCALFLILQRQ; from the exons ATGAACAACTTGcccgtgagagagagagagaggccaGTATCCATTGCAGAGCGGATGATCAAGCTGGTGAAGAAAATCCACCACAAGCCCAATAGTGCTCTAATTAACATGTGCATCATTCTGCCAAGGAGTGAGAACAGTTTCAAAATTGCCGGAAGTGATGAAGAAAGAATAGACTTCTGGAATGGCAAAGCAACCTCGACGAAAGTCATGTATCGACAATATTGTGTAAAAG gcACCAAAATATATCACAAAGGCCGCAAAGACAGTTCATCGTGTGCGTTGTTTCTCATTCTGCAAAGACAGTGA